Proteins encoded together in one Cydia pomonella isolate Wapato2018A chromosome 10, ilCydPomo1, whole genome shotgun sequence window:
- the LOC133522380 gene encoding signal peptidase complex subunit 1, which translates to MDFFTSIPTHIDYVGQAKAEKLYRAIITLFSIVGFVWGYIVQQFSQSVYILGAGFLLAAILTVPPWPMYRRNPLNWQNPKNTEEKPAGKKGKK; encoded by the coding sequence ATGGATTTCTTCACATCAATCCCAACTCACATTGACTACGTCGGGCAAGCTAAGGCGGAAAAACTATACAGAGCGATCATAACACTGTTCAGCATCGTTGGCTTCGTTTGGGGCTATATTGTTCAGCAGTTCTCTCAGTCAGTGTATATTCTGGGAGCCGGTTTCCTGCTTGCTGCCATCTTGACCGTGCCCCCGTGGCCCATGTACCGCAGAAACCCTTTGAACTGGCAGAATCCTAAGAACACGGAAGAAAAACCCGCAGGCAAGAAGGGAAAGAAATGA